The proteins below are encoded in one region of Oncorhynchus gorbuscha isolate QuinsamMale2020 ecotype Even-year linkage group LG01, OgorEven_v1.0, whole genome shotgun sequence:
- the exosc6 gene encoding exosome complex component MTR3 translates to MPTDTKRVRGPEVSQSPSLFLCKNAVKKSTASNDARVDGRQRGQVDGRSVFVRCGLISQAKGSAYIEAGNTKLICCVYGPRETERKDETDMKSGRLITDMRFAPFSCRERGSWIQGSDEKDLSLMLLESLRPGVCLQKYPRSQIEVNVMVLENDGAVLAHAVTCASMALADAGIEMYDLVLGCSIRQEGSTYLIDPTFLEENGYNLASGSRENLGSLTVAFLPSLNQISGLQSDGEMGEDTLTGDVRTCIEGCFKLYPVIQQALSKAVRRKAPPSES, encoded by the coding sequence ATGCCGACTGATACAAAAAGGGTACGTGGCCCAGAAGTGTCTCAAAgtccgtctctctttctgtgtaAAAACGCGGTAAAGAAGTCCACCGCTTCCAACGACGCCAGGGTAGATGGCAGGCAGCGTGGTCAAGTGGATGGCCGTTCAGTTTTTGTCCGATGTGGGCTGATAAGTCAAGCCAAAGGTTCGGCTTACATTGAAGCTGGGAACACGAAGCTCATCTGCTGTGTGTATGGACCCAGAGAGACTGAGCGCAAGGATGAGACCGATATGAAATCCGGAAGACTTATTACTGACATGAGATTTGCCCCATTCTCTTGTCGAGAGAGAGGCTCGTGGATTCAAGGTAGTGATGAAAAGGATCTGTCACTGATGCTGTTGGAGAGCCTGAGGCCAGGAGTGTGCTTGCAGAAGTATCCTCGCTCTCAGATTGAAGTAAATGTAATGGTCCTTGAAAACGACGGCGCCGTCCTGGCACATGCAGTCACCTGTGCGTCAATGGCGCTGGCGGACGCAGGTATAGAGATGTACGATCTGGTTCTTGGATGCTCAATCCGTCAGGAAGGATCCACATACCTTATCGACCCTACCTTTCTGGAGGAAAATGGATACAACTTGGCCTCAGGATCCAGGGAGAATTTGGGAAGCCTGACAGTTGCATTTCTGCCCAGTCTGAACCAGATTTCTGGACTACAATCGGATGGCGAGATGGGCGAGGACACCCTGACTGGGGATGTGCGCACATGCATTGAGGGGTGTTTCAAACTCTACCCTGTCATTCAGCAAGCACTGTCCAAGGCAGTACGAAGAAAAGCACCACCATCAGAGAGCTGA
- the aars1 gene encoding alanine--tRNA ligase, cytoplasmic, which translates to MDSLLPAAQIREKFIDFFRCHEHQYVHSSATIPLDDPTLLFANAGMNQFKPIFLNTIDPSHPMARLKRAANTQKCIRAGGKHNDLDDVGKDVYHHTFFEMLGSWSFGDYFKHLACTMALELLTKEFGIPIERLYVTYFGGHEEAGLDPDLECKQIWLDLGMDEARIIPGSMKDNFWEMGDTGPCGPCSEIHFDRIGGRDAAHLVNMDDPNVLEIWNLVFIQYNRESETELKPLPKKSIDTGMGLERLVSVLQNKMSNYDTDLFIPYFQAIQKGTGARDYTGKVGVEDVDGIDMAYRVLADHARTITIALSDGGRPDNTGRGYVLRRILRRAVRYSHEKLGAQKGFFATLVDVVVESLGDAFPELKKDPDMVKDIINEEEEQFLKTLSRGRKILDRKIQSLGDSKTIPGDTAWLLYDTYGFPLDLTALIAEERGMMVDVAAFEEEKKAAQVKSQGKGSGDEDHIMLDIYAIEDLRNKGIAATDDILKYSYSADDSGKYVFEQAVSTVLALRRERAFVDEVTTGQECGVLLDKTSFYAEQGGQSFDEGYMLREDDSVDDRMEFTVKNTQVRGGYVLHVGTVYGTLKVGDNVILHVDEARRRPIMSNHTATHILNFALREVLGEADQRGSLVAPDRLRFDFTAKGALSTEEVRCTEEIACTMIRDAKPVYAMDTPLAAAKAIQGLRAVFDETYPDPVRVVSIGIPVADLLADPSGATGSYTSIEFCGGTHLRNSGHAAPFVIVSEEAIAKGIRRIVAVTGAEAQKAHRKADALRQSLSALGDKVKVQTAPNKDVQKEIADMTEFLGMAVISQWQKDKMREALKGLKKTMDDLDRASKADVQKRVLEKTKEMIDSSPNQLLVVMEMESGASAKALNESLKLLKTQSPQTAAMLFTVDNDVGKIICLCQVPQDVANRGLKASEWVQELCPLMDGKGGGKDMSAQATGRNTHCIEEALQMANQFAQLKLSEKK; encoded by the exons ATGGACTCTTTGCTGCCTGCTGCTCAGATCCGTGAGAAGTTCATCGACTTCTTCCGTTGCCATGAACATCAGTATgtccattcatccgccaccatacCTTTGGATGACCCCACACTGCTCTTCGCTAATGCTGGCATGAACCAG TTCAAACCTATCTTCCTGAACACCATTGATCCGTCCCACCCCATGGCCAGACTCAAGCGTGCAGCTAACACACAGAAGTGCATCCGCGCTGGGGGCAAGCACAATGACCTGGATGATGTGGGCAAGGATGTGTACCACCACACCTTCTTTGAGATGCTGGGCTCCTGGTCCTTCGGAGACTACTTTAAA CACCTTGCTTGTACGATGGCCCTGGAGCTGCTGACTAAGGAATTTGGGATTCCCATCGAGCGTCTGTACGTAACCTACTTCGGTGGTCATGAAGAAGCTGGGCTGGATCCAGATCTGGAGTGTAAACAGATATGGCTGGACCTCGG AATGGACGAGGCTCGTATTATACCCGGCAGCATGAAGGATAACTTCTGGGAGATGGGGGACACAGGTCCTTGTGGGCCCTGCAGTGAGATCCATTTTGACCGCATCGGGGGGAGAGATGCAGCCCACCTGGTCAATATGGATGACCCCAATGTGCTGGAGATTTGGAACCTGGTGTTCATCCAGTACAACAG GGAGTCTGAGACAGAGCTGAAGCCCCTACCTAAGAAGAGCATTGATACAGGCATGGGTCTGGAGCGTCTGGTCTCTGTGCTGCAGAATAAGATGTCCAACTATGACACAGACCTTTTCATCCCCTACTTCCAGGCCATCCAGAAG GGTACAGGAGCCAGGGACTACACAGGAAAGGTTGGTGTTGAGGACGTAGATGGCATTGACATGGCCTACCGTGTCCTGGCTGACCACGCCCGCACCATCACCATCGCCCTCTCTGACGGGGGCAGGCCAGACAacacaggaagagg ATATGTGTTGAGGAGGATCCTGCGTCGTGCTGTGAGGTACTCTCACGAGAAGCTGGGTGCTCAAAAAGGCTTCTTTGCTACCCTAGTTGACGTGGTGGTAGAGTCCCTG GGCGATGCCTTCCCTGAGTTGAAGAAAGACCCAGACATGGTAAAGGACATCATCAACGAGGAAGAGGAGCAGTTCCTCAAGACACTCAGCAGGGGGCGAAAGATCCTGGACAGAAAGATCCAGAGTCTGGGAGACAGCAAGACCATCCCTG GTGACACCGCCTGGTTGCTGTATGACACATACGGTTTCCCCCTGGATCTCACTGCCCTAATTgctgaggagagggggatgatggtGGATGTTGCTGCTTTTGAAGAGGAGAAGAAGGCTGCCCAG GTTAAGTCCCAGGGGAAGGGCTCTGGGGATGAGGACCACATCATGCTGGACATCTATGCCATCGAGGACCTTCGCAACAAAGGCATCGCTGCTACTGACGACATACTCAAGTACAGCTACAGTGCTGACGACAGTGGCAAATATG TGTTTGAGCAGGCTGTGAGCACGGTGCTGGCTCTGAGGAGGGAGCGTGCCTTTGTGGATGAGGTGACAACAGGGCAGGAGTGTGGGGTTCTGCTGGACAAGACTTCGTTCTATGCGGAGCAGGGAGGACAGAGCTTCGACGAGGGCTACATGCTGAGAGAGGACGACTCTGTAGATGAT AGGATGGAGTTCACAGTGAAGAACACTCAAGTCCGGGGTGGATACGTGCTGCATGTAGGAACGGTTTACGGCACTCTGAAGGTTGGCGATAACGTCATTCTGCATGTGGATGAG GCTCGTCGTAGGCCCATCATGAGTAACCACACTGCCACCCACATCCTGAACTTTGCCCTGAGGGAGGTCCTGGGAGAGGCTGACCAGCGTGGCTCCCTGGTGGCTCCTGACCGCCTGCGCTTTGACTTCACCGCCAAAGGTGCTCTGAGCACAGAAGAGGTGCGATGCACAGAGGAGATTGCCTGCACAATGATCCGCGATGCAAAG cctGTCTATGCCATGGATACCCCCCTGGCGGCAGCTAAAGCCATCCAGGGTCTGCGTGCTGTGTTTGATGAGACCTACCCTGACCCGGTGCGCGTGGTGTCCATTGGCATCCCCGTGGCTGACCTTCTGGCTGACCCCAGCGGCGCTACCGGCTCCTACACCTCCATCGAGTTCTGCGGAGGAAC GCACTTGCGGAACTCTGGCCATGCTGCACCTTTTGTCATCGTGTCAGAGGAGGCCATCGCCAAGGGAATCCGCCGTATCGTCGCAGTGACAGGAGCAGAAGCACAGAAG GCCCACAGGAAAGCAGATGCTCTGAGACAGTCTCTGTCTGCTCTGGGGGACAAGGTGAAGGTTCAGACCGCCCCCAATAAAGACGTGCAGAAGGAAATCGCTGACATGACAGAG TTTCTGGGCATGGCAGTGATCTCCCAGTGGCAGAAGGATAAGATGAGGGAAGCCCTGAAGGGCTTGAAGAAGACCATGGATGACCTGGACCGCGCCAGCAAGGCTGATGTCCAGAAAAGG gttCTTGAAAAGACCAAGGAGATGATTGACAGCAGCCCTAACCAGCTGCTAGTAGTCATGGAGATGGAAAGCGGAGCCTCTGCCAAG GCTCTGAATGAGTCTCTGAAGCTGCTGAAGACCCAGTCCCCCCAGACTGCTGCTATGCTATTCACCGTAGACAACGATGTTGGAAAGATCATCTGTTTATGCCAGGTGCCCCAG GATGTGGCCAACCGGGGTCTGAAGGCCAGTGAATGGGTGCAGGAGCTCTGCCCTCTGATGGATGGCAAAGGTGGTGGCAAGGATATGTCTGCCCAGGCAACTGGCAGGAACACACACTGCATAGAGGAGGCTTTGCAGATGGCCAACCAGTTTGCCCAACTTAAACTGAGTGAAAAGAAATAG
- the LOC124037510 gene encoding CMP-N-acetylneuraminate-beta-galactosamide-alpha-2,3-sialyltransferase 2-like, with protein MRCSLRVWVLLGSLGLVFLTSLFFSISLRGGVGLPYLDPPGWEESRRVKLVPNYAGAHQLSPLEGTQQEKTCACPRCVGDPGVSDWFDENYDPDISPVWTRDNIQLPSDVYYWWVMLQPQFKPHTIQQVLLRLFQVIPGRSPYGSWDPARCLRCAVVGNSGNMRGAGYGPTIDGHNYIMRINLAPTVGYEEDAGSHTTHHFMYPESAKNLAANVSFVLVPFKTLDLLWITSALSTGQIRFTYAPVKQFLRVDKDKVQIFNPAFFKYIHDRWTRHHGRYPSTGMLVLFFALHVCDEVNVFGFGADSRGNWHHYWEQNRYSGEFRKTGVHDADYEAQIIDSLAKAGKITVFPGK; from the exons ATGCGGTGCTCACTGAGGGTGTGGGTGCTGCTGGGCTCCCTGGGCCTGGTCTTTCTcacctccctcttcttctccatctccctgaGGGGGGGCGTCGGCCTGCCCTACCTGGACCCACCCGGATGGGAGGAGTCTCGCCGAGTTAAACTAGTGCCCAACTATGCTGGTGCCCACCAGCTAAGCCCTCTTGAGGGCACCCAGCAGGAGAAGACATGTGCCTGCCCCCGCTGTGTGGGAGACCCTGGGGTGTCGGACTGGTTTGATGAGAACTACGACCCGGACATTTCCCCCGTGTGGACACGGGACAACATCCAGCTGCCTTCAGATGTCTACTATTGGTGGGTG ATGCTGCAGCCTCAGTTCAAGCCCCACACTATCCAGCAGGTGTTGCTGCGGCTGTTCCAGGTGATCCCAGGCCGCTCCCCCTACGGCTCTTGGGACCCCGCCCGCTGCCTGCGCTGTGCAGTGGTGGGGAACTCAGGCAACATGCGTGGGGCTGGGTATGGGCCCACCATAGACGGCCACAACTACATCATGAg GATCAACCTGGCTCCCACGGTGGGCTATGAGGAGGATGCAGGCAGCCACACCACTCACCACTTCATGTACCCAGAGAGTGCCAAGAACCTGGCAGCCAATGTCAGCTTCGTCCTGGTGCCCTTCAAGACCCTGGACCTGCTGTGGATCACCAGCGCACTCTCCACTGGACAGATCCGCTT tacctaCGCCCCTGTGAAGCAGTTTCTACGGGTGGACAAAGACAAG GTTCAGATTTTTAACCCAGCCTTCTTCAAGTACATCCATGACCGCTGGACCAGGCACCACGGACGCTACCCCTCCACAGGCATGCTGGTTCTGTTCTTCGCTCTGCACGTGTGTGACGAA GTGAATGTTTTTGGCTTTGGCGCTGACAGTCGAGGCAACTGGCACCATTATTGGGAGCAGAACCGCTACTCTGGAGAGTTCCGGAAAACAGGGGTACATGATGCAGACTACGAGGCCCAGATCATTGATTCGCTGGCGAAGGCCGGAAAGATCACAGTTTTTCCAGGAAAGTGA